Proteins encoded in a region of the Cetobacterium ceti genome:
- a CDS encoding AIR synthase family protein, whose translation MKIGKLTVTDLENLIFKKLDNNRDDVLALPEIGGDCAAIDLGDKIAYLSTDPITGSNNGIGKLAININCNDIATQGVAPMGLMITILAPPKTTRDEIGKIMEEIQEECSSLNVTVLGGHTEITNAVNKIVISATSIGIGSKEKFLNKKEIIPGDRLLITKGIGIEGTGIIAHDKEKELKEILNQEELKEAMDFLNKTSVVKDGLIGGKYAKGMHDVTEGGLLGAIWESSRFYNLGSKIYLDKIKVAKSTKKICDYYKIDYLRLISSGTMLMVVSKENIDDLIEELKENNIDAFEIGELTEEKRNILVRDGKEEIVEEPESDELYKVV comes from the coding sequence ATGAAAATTGGAAAATTAACAGTTACAGATTTAGAAAACTTAATTTTTAAAAAATTAGATAATAATAGAGATGATGTACTTGCTTTACCAGAAATAGGTGGAGATTGTGCAGCAATAGATTTAGGAGATAAAATAGCATATTTATCAACAGATCCTATAACAGGAAGTAATAATGGAATAGGAAAATTAGCTATTAATATAAATTGTAATGACATAGCAACTCAAGGAGTGGCTCCTATGGGGCTTATGATAACAATTTTAGCACCCCCGAAAACTACAAGAGATGAAATTGGGAAAATAATGGAGGAGATTCAAGAGGAGTGTTCAAGTTTAAATGTAACAGTTCTTGGAGGTCATACAGAAATTACCAATGCAGTAAATAAAATAGTTATATCAGCTACAAGTATTGGAATAGGAAGTAAAGAAAAATTTTTAAATAAAAAAGAGATTATTCCAGGAGATAGATTACTTATAACAAAGGGAATTGGAATAGAGGGAACAGGGATTATAGCCCATGATAAAGAAAAAGAACTAAAAGAAATATTAAATCAAGAAGAACTAAAAGAAGCTATGGATTTTTTAAATAAAACAAGTGTCGTAAAAGATGGACTTATTGGTGGAAAATATGCTAAGGGGATGCATGATGTAACTGAAGGTGGTTTATTAGGTGCTATTTGGGAAAGTAGTAGATTTTATAATTTAGGAAGTAAAATTTATTTGGACAAAATAAAGGTGGCAAAAAGTACAAAGAAAATTTGTGATTATTATAAAATAGATTACTTGAGATTAATTTCTAGTGGAACTATGCTTATGGTTGTTTCAAAGGAGAATATAGATGATCTAATAGAGGAGCTAAAGGAAAATAATATAGATGCCTTTGAAATTGGAGAACTTACAGAGGAAAAAAGAAATATTTTAGTAAGAGATGGCAAAGAAGAAATTGTAGAAGAACCTGAAAGTGATGAACTGTATAAGGTTGTATAG
- the rsmB gene encoding 16S rRNA (cytosine(967)-C(5))-methyltransferase RsmB: protein MNIKQRVIVLIREVEKGKYSNIALNEYFRANKLSKKERGFITELFYGVIRNKIFLDYEIEKRTKTIKKDWLKDLLRISIYQGTFMNGDEKGVVWEATELAKKKFSVPVGKFVNGVLRSYFREKDEELKELRENNRLDILHSYPKWFYEKVQEEYGNEAENFLISLKKVPYMSVRVNKLKYTEEEFEDLLKELDIDIIKKVETVYYIDSGEVLYTDEFKDGKIIVQDGSSYLAGRILNPKPGDIVVDTCSAPGSKTAVLGELMENNGEILALDIHSHKLKLISENLNKLGINIVLPVKMDARKLKEQGKHFDKILVDAPCSGYGVLRKKPEALYNKNLENVVELAKLQYEILESASKVLKIGGELVYSTCTIFKEENTLNIEKFLNENKNFSVMKMDIPENVLGEYDKFGGFLINYKEEILDNFYIIKMRKDSEEC from the coding sequence ATGAATATAAAACAAAGAGTTATAGTTCTTATAAGAGAAGTCGAAAAGGGAAAATATTCTAATATAGCTTTAAATGAATATTTTAGAGCAAATAAATTATCGAAAAAAGAAAGAGGATTTATAACTGAACTTTTTTATGGAGTAATTAGAAATAAAATATTTTTAGATTATGAAATAGAAAAAAGAACAAAAACTATAAAAAAAGATTGGCTAAAGGATTTATTAAGGATTTCTATTTATCAAGGAACTTTTATGAATGGAGATGAAAAGGGAGTTGTTTGGGAAGCCACTGAATTAGCTAAGAAGAAGTTTAGTGTTCCTGTAGGGAAATTTGTAAATGGAGTTTTAAGATCATATTTTAGAGAAAAAGATGAGGAGTTAAAAGAGTTAAGAGAAAATAATAGATTAGATATTTTACACTCTTATCCAAAATGGTTTTATGAAAAAGTTCAAGAGGAATATGGAAATGAAGCAGAAAACTTTTTAATTTCTTTAAAAAAAGTTCCTTATATGAGTGTTAGAGTAAATAAACTTAAATATACTGAAGAAGAGTTTGAAGATTTATTAAAAGAGTTAGACATAGATATAATAAAAAAAGTAGAAACAGTTTACTATATAGATTCTGGAGAAGTTTTATATACTGATGAATTTAAAGATGGAAAAATAATAGTTCAAGATGGATCTTCATATTTAGCAGGGAGAATTTTAAATCCAAAACCTGGAGATATTGTGGTGGATACTTGTAGTGCTCCTGGAAGTAAAACTGCTGTTCTTGGAGAATTAATGGAAAATAATGGTGAGATATTAGCCCTAGATATTCATAGTCATAAATTAAAATTAATTTCTGAAAATTTAAATAAATTAGGAATAAATATAGTTTTACCAGTTAAAATGGATGCAAGAAAATTAAAAGAACAGGGAAAACACTTTGATAAAATATTAGTAGATGCTCCTTGTAGTGGATATGGAGTATTAAGAAAAAAACCAGAAGCACTATATAATAAAAATTTAGAAAATGTTGTTGAACTTGCAAAATTACAATATGAAATTTTAGAATCTGCAAGTAAAGTTTTAAAAATTGGTGGAGAATTAGTTTATAGTACTTGTACAATTTTTAAAGAGGAAAATACATTAAATATAGAAAAATTTCTAAATGAAAATAAAAATTTTTCTGTAATGAAAATGGATATACCAGAAAATGTACTAGGAGAATATGATAAATTTGGAGGATTTCTAATAAATTATAAGGAAGAGATATTAGATAATTTCTATATAATTAAAATGAGAAAGGATAGTGAAGAATGTTAG
- a CDS encoding O-methyltransferase, which yields MLEELKEANEYIIGKIKEEDKLVLEMEEYAKEHNVPIVTKEVAEYLKFMIDINKSKNILEVGTAIGYSGILMGTVAKKYNGKLVTIEIDEERYKLAQENFKKSGLDNITSILGDATEEIKKLDEEFDFVFIDASKGHYMEFFNDSYKLLKKDGIIFIDNIMFRGYLYKEYPKRFKTIVRRLDEFINYLYENYNFTLVPFGDGIGLLKKED from the coding sequence ATGTTAGAAGAGTTAAAAGAAGCTAACGAATATATAATAGGAAAAATAAAAGAAGAAGATAAATTAGTATTAGAAATGGAAGAATATGCAAAAGAGCATAATGTTCCTATAGTAACTAAAGAGGTTGCAGAATACTTAAAGTTTATGATAGATATAAATAAAAGTAAAAATATATTAGAGGTTGGAACAGCTATAGGGTATTCTGGAATATTAATGGGAACAGTTGCTAAAAAATATAATGGAAAATTGGTAACTATTGAAATTGATGAGGAAAGATATAAACTAGCTCAAGAAAACTTTAAAAAATCAGGATTAGATAATATTACATCAATTTTAGGAGATGCTACAGAGGAAATAAAAAAATTAGATGAAGAATTCGATTTTGTATTTATTGATGCATCAAAGGGACATTATATGGAATTCTTTAATGATTCTTATAAGCTTTTAAAAAAAGACGGAATTATTTTTATAGATAATATTATGTTTAGAGGATACTTATATAAAGAATATCCAAAACGTTTTAAAACTATAGTTAGAAGACTTGATGAATTTATTAATTACTTATATGAAAATTATAATTTTACACTAGTACCTTTTGGAGATGGAATTGGATTATTAAAAAAAGAGGATTAA
- a CDS encoding DEAD/DEAH box helicase, with product MENLKEFKELGLTSKTLEALAKKGFEKPSPIQALTIPALLTGDKDIIGQAQTGTGKTAAFSLPILEKIDKSTGNLQAIVLAPTRELAVQVAEEMNSFAVGRKLRIVPIYGGQSLELQKKQIRKGVDIIVGTPGRVIDLINRQILKLGSLEYFILDEADEMLNMGFLDDIKEILSHTNDDKRMLFFSATMPKEIMEVAKTYMKDHEVLAVKKRELTTDLTDQIYFEVKERDKFEALCRIIDIEPDFYGIVFCRTKNDVNEVVGKLNDRGYDAEGLHGDISQNHREVTLRRFKNKNINLLVATDVAARGIDVNDLSHVINYAIPQEPESYVHRIGRTGRAGKEGTAITFITPFEYRKLLQIQKIVKKEIRKESVPGVKDIILAKKNRILDSISKNLEAGELDSFYDMARELIAQEENPIELLAAVLKSSYEDVLEESNYSDIEDVKVDKSGKARLFIALGKKDKMTAKKIVDLVVKKSKVKASAIKGVEVYENFSFMTVPFVEAETIVETFKKERRGRKPLIEKAKNRK from the coding sequence ATGGAAAATTTAAAAGAATTTAAAGAACTTGGATTAACAAGCAAAACATTAGAAGCGTTAGCTAAAAAAGGTTTTGAAAAGCCAAGCCCAATACAAGCATTAACAATACCAGCTCTTTTAACAGGAGATAAAGATATAATTGGTCAAGCCCAAACTGGAACAGGAAAGACAGCAGCTTTCTCTCTTCCAATTTTAGAGAAAATAGATAAGAGTACAGGAAACTTACAGGCAATTGTATTAGCTCCAACAAGAGAATTAGCAGTTCAAGTTGCAGAGGAAATGAATTCATTTGCAGTTGGAAGAAAACTAAGAATTGTACCTATTTATGGAGGACAATCTTTAGAACTTCAAAAGAAACAAATTAGAAAAGGAGTAGACATTATAGTTGGAACTCCTGGAAGAGTTATTGATTTAATCAATAGACAAATTTTAAAATTAGGATCTTTAGAATATTTCATTTTAGACGAAGCGGATGAAATGTTAAATATGGGATTCTTAGATGATATTAAAGAAATTTTATCTCATACAAATGATGATAAAAGAATGTTATTCTTCTCAGCAACAATGCCTAAGGAGATCATGGAAGTAGCAAAAACTTACATGAAGGATCATGAAGTATTAGCTGTTAAGAAAAGAGAGTTAACAACTGACTTAACAGATCAAATTTATTTTGAAGTAAAAGAAAGAGATAAATTTGAAGCTCTTTGTAGAATTATTGATATTGAACCTGATTTTTATGGAATTGTATTCTGTAGAACAAAAAATGACGTAAACGAAGTTGTTGGAAAATTAAATGATAGAGGTTATGACGCTGAAGGATTACATGGAGATATTAGCCAAAATCACAGAGAAGTAACTTTAAGAAGATTTAAAAATAAAAATATCAATTTATTAGTTGCTACTGACGTTGCTGCTAGAGGAATTGACGTAAATGACCTTTCTCACGTTATTAACTATGCTATTCCACAGGAACCAGAAAGTTATGTACATAGAATAGGAAGAACAGGAAGAGCTGGAAAAGAAGGAACTGCTATCACTTTCATAACTCCATTTGAATATAGAAAATTACTTCAAATTCAAAAAATAGTTAAGAAAGAAATCAGAAAAGAAAGTGTTCCTGGAGTTAAGGATATTATCTTAGCTAAAAAGAACAGAATATTAGATTCTATTTCTAAAAATCTTGAAGCAGGAGAATTAGATAGTTTCTATGATATGGCTAGAGAATTAATAGCTCAAGAGGAAAACCCAATTGAATTATTAGCTGCTGTATTAAAAAGTTCATATGAAGATGTATTAGAGGAAAGTAACTACTCTGATATAGAGGATGTAAAAGTAGATAAATCTGGAAAAGCTAGATTATTCATCGCTTTAGGAAAGAAAGATAAAATGACAGCTAAGAAAATAGTTGATTTAGTTGTTAAAAAATCAAAAGTAAAAGCATCTGCTATAAAAGGTGTAGAAGTATACGAAAACTTCTCATTCATGACAGTTCCATTTGTTGAAGCTGAAACAATAGTTGAAACATTTAAAAAGGAAAGAAGAGGAAGAAAACCTCTAATTGAGAAAGCTAAAAATAGAAAATAA
- the mltG gene encoding endolytic transglycosylase MltG: MKKVILFIIAIIIGICVSSGIYYNSQINKKRDYNQILEIKRGEPLKIAFKELGLEDDFIFKIYLKLGNEGRNIKAGYYEIKGKYSYGEILNILESGREKLFKLTVPEGYSIKEIITLLEKDKIGTEEGFYKALSEVKNFPYLTPNGNFEGYLYPETYYLPENAKEKEIVDVMLKEFLKRFPSEKYPDKKLFYKKLIMASIIEREAKLEREKPLMASVFYNRMKKGMTLSSDATVNFIYDYKKRRMYYKDLKIDSPYNTYKYKGLPPAPICNPDENSILSAFNPANTDYLFFVAVAGDGSHYFTKTYREHLKIQREYRNKK, from the coding sequence ATGAAAAAAGTTATTCTTTTTATAATTGCTATTATAATAGGGATATGTGTAAGTTCTGGAATATATTATAATTCTCAGATAAATAAAAAAAGAGATTATAATCAAATTTTAGAAATAAAAAGAGGAGAACCTTTAAAGATAGCCTTTAAAGAATTGGGATTAGAGGATGATTTTATTTTTAAAATTTATTTAAAACTTGGAAATGAAGGAAGAAATATAAAAGCAGGTTATTATGAAATAAAAGGAAAATATTCCTATGGTGAAATTTTAAATATTTTAGAAAGTGGAAGAGAAAAACTTTTTAAATTAACAGTACCAGAAGGGTATTCTATAAAAGAGATAATAACTTTATTAGAAAAAGATAAGATAGGAACAGAAGAAGGATTTTATAAGGCTTTAAGCGAAGTAAAAAACTTTCCATATTTAACACCTAATGGAAATTTTGAAGGGTACTTATATCCAGAAACATATTATCTTCCTGAAAATGCTAAGGAAAAAGAGATAGTAGATGTAATGTTGAAGGAATTTTTAAAAAGATTTCCTTCGGAAAAATATCCTGATAAGAAATTATTTTATAAAAAACTTATAATGGCTTCTATTATTGAAAGAGAAGCTAAATTAGAAAGAGAAAAACCATTAATGGCTTCAGTATTTTATAATAGAATGAAAAAAGGAATGACCTTATCTTCAGATGCCACAGTAAATTTTATTTATGATTATAAAAAAAGAAGAATGTATTATAAGGATTTAAAAATAGATTCTCCATATAATACATATAAGTATAAAGGTTTACCTCCAGCTCCCATTTGCAATCCAGATGAAAATTCAATTTTATCTGCCTTTAATCCAGCAAATACAGATTATCTGTTTTTTGTAGCAGTTGCAGGGGATGGAAGTCATTATTTTACAAAAACATATAGAGAACATTTAAAAATACAAAGAGAATATAGAAATAAGAAATAA
- a CDS encoding B12-binding domain-containing radical SAM protein, with translation MEKIVLVGINSQYIHTNLAIRYLREYVKKYSDKKIEIYESNINNQLLNIIRDIYELNPSILIMSTYIWNKEFVFKIVREIRKILPETKIVLGGPEVTYNPKDTLEENETVDYLLVGEGERVILNFLEKPLEETKGVYYRENGEIKYNGDMMPIENLDEIPFPYLDEELQEQNKILYYESSRGCPFSCSYCLSSIDAGVRYFSLERVKNDLKRFLDNGIELIKFVDRTFNLRKDRYLGIWEFLLENYKEGTTFHFEINANIFDEEVIEFLKKVPKDYFQFEIGVQSINEKTMENINRRNLLGRLAHNVKEITKNIHLHLDLIAGLPYDTYDEFKKSFDYVHELKPEMIQLGFLKILKGTKISREIEKYDYKYVAFPPYEVLSNEFISYKELCKLKNFEKALDYYYNSEKFKNSVEFLLKENYNSPFDFYESIADFYEKKGYIDIGHKEINIFNYLVEFYKEKNLKNYELFIEYLKYDYLLIRKPGVYPEWFQSNKNKDKYQELVQEKNYKSHREAFKNTELENFNYNILENKPEKVDIFFEYLKNKTVTTIC, from the coding sequence GTGGAAAAGATAGTATTAGTTGGAATAAATAGTCAATATATACATACAAATTTAGCAATTAGGTATTTAAGAGAGTATGTAAAAAAATATAGTGACAAAAAAATAGAGATATATGAAAGTAATATTAATAATCAATTATTAAATATTATAAGAGATATTTATGAATTAAACCCTTCCATATTAATAATGTCCACATATATTTGGAACAAGGAATTTGTTTTTAAAATTGTTAGGGAAATAAGAAAAATATTACCTGAAACTAAAATTGTTTTAGGAGGACCAGAAGTAACTTATAATCCAAAGGATACTTTAGAGGAAAATGAAACTGTAGATTATCTATTAGTTGGAGAAGGGGAAAGAGTTATTTTAAACTTTTTAGAAAAACCTTTAGAGGAAACTAAGGGAGTTTATTATAGAGAAAATGGAGAAATTAAATATAATGGGGATATGATGCCTATTGAAAATTTAGATGAAATTCCATTTCCATATTTAGATGAAGAACTTCAAGAACAAAATAAAATCTTATATTATGAATCTTCAAGGGGATGTCCTTTTAGTTGTTCATATTGTTTATCTTCAATAGATGCAGGAGTTAGATATTTTTCTCTTGAAAGAGTAAAAAATGATTTAAAAAGATTTTTAGATAATGGAATAGAGCTTATAAAATTTGTAGATAGAACTTTTAATTTAAGAAAAGATAGATATTTAGGAATTTGGGAATTTCTTCTAGAAAACTATAAGGAAGGAACGACTTTTCATTTCGAAATAAATGCTAATATTTTTGATGAAGAAGTTATTGAGTTTTTAAAGAAAGTACCAAAGGATTATTTCCAATTTGAAATTGGAGTACAAAGTATAAATGAAAAAACTATGGAAAATATCAACAGAAGAAATCTTTTAGGAAGATTAGCTCATAATGTAAAAGAAATAACAAAAAATATTCATTTACATTTAGATTTAATAGCAGGACTTCCCTATGATACCTATGATGAATTTAAAAAATCCTTTGATTATGTTCATGAGCTAAAACCAGAAATGATTCAATTGGGATTTTTAAAAATATTAAAAGGAACAAAAATTTCTAGAGAAATTGAAAAATATGACTATAAATATGTGGCATTTCCACCATATGAAGTTTTATCTAATGAATTTATTTCATATAAAGAGTTATGTAAATTAAAGAATTTTGAGAAGGCTTTAGATTATTATTATAATTCTGAAAAATTTAAAAATTCTGTAGAATTTTTATTAAAAGAAAACTATAATTCACCATTTGATTTCTATGAAAGTATTGCAGATTTTTATGAAAAAAAAGGATATATTGATATAGGTCATAAAGAGATAAATATATTCAATTATTTAGTAGAGTTTTATAAAGAAAAGAATTTAAAAAATTATGAGTTATTTATAGAGTATTTAAAGTATGATTATTTATTAATTAGAAAACCTGGTGTTTATCCAGAGTGGTTCCAAAGCAATAAAAATAAAGATAAATATCAAGAGTTAGTTCAAGAGAAAAACTATAAATCTCATAGGGAAGCATTTAAAAATACAGAGTTAGAAAACTTTAATTATAATATACTAGAAAATAAACCAGAAAAGGTAGATATATTTTTTGAATATTTGAAAAATAAGACTGTGACAACCATCTGCTAA
- the tilS gene encoding tRNA lysidine(34) synthetase TilS, with protein MKIFNRVLNKIKKENLIENGDRIVLGFSGGPDSVFLLEMFLKLKGYYEFDIVLAHVNHLLRGEDAFLDEEFCKNTGKKYNLPIYVKRIDINEKSKEENIGLEEAGRKGRYDFFHEIMEKENCNKIALAHNLDDQIETFLFRMIRGTSLLGLEGINSRDLYIRPINDLYKSEIMEYLNSNNIDYRLDLTNFENEYTRNSIRLDLIPFIEERYNPKFKEKISTLIKEVRDINHILKVDWKEYTEENTNFLSIEKIGKENEYIQRKILNNYLSSFSIEVTREKLMGSLKILNSSGSKEINLGKDYILKKEYNKIFIEKRNLDRKKEVKEVILEIPGKVEFFNYIIEAKLSKESTGKNEFLTTLKKGDRISIRNRKEGDRIIPTGMENSKKVKDILINEKIPKDEREIIPIVTFEEEVIWIAGIRGSEKYKASEKDGERYKLSVRRKREWKV; from the coding sequence ATGAAGATATTTAATAGAGTGTTAAATAAAATAAAAAAAGAAAATCTAATAGAAAATGGAGATAGGATTGTCTTAGGTTTTTCAGGAGGTCCAGATTCAGTATTTTTATTAGAAATGTTTTTAAAATTAAAAGGTTATTATGAATTTGATATTGTATTAGCCCATGTTAATCATCTTTTAAGAGGAGAAGATGCTTTTTTAGATGAAGAATTTTGCAAAAATACAGGAAAAAAATATAATTTACCTATATATGTAAAAAGAATAGATATAAATGAGAAAAGTAAAGAGGAAAATATTGGATTAGAAGAAGCTGGTAGAAAAGGACGATATGATTTTTTCCATGAAATAATGGAAAAGGAAAATTGTAATAAAATTGCTTTAGCTCATAATCTAGATGATCAAATTGAAACATTTTTATTTAGAATGATAAGGGGAACATCTTTATTAGGGTTAGAAGGAATAAATAGTAGAGATTTATACATAAGACCAATAAATGACCTTTACAAAAGTGAAATAATGGAGTATCTAAATAGTAATAATATTGACTATAGATTAGATTTAACAAATTTTGAAAATGAATATACAAGAAATAGTATTAGATTAGATTTGATTCCTTTTATAGAGGAAAGATACAACCCGAAATTTAAGGAAAAAATTTCTACTTTAATTAAAGAAGTTAGAGATATTAATCATATTTTAAAAGTAGATTGGAAGGAATATACTGAAGAAAATACCAATTTTTTATCAATAGAAAAGATAGGTAAGGAAAATGAGTATATTCAAAGAAAAATCTTGAATAATTATTTAAGTTCATTTTCTATAGAAGTTACAAGAGAAAAACTTATGGGAAGTTTAAAAATTTTAAATTCTTCTGGAAGTAAAGAGATAAATCTTGGAAAAGATTATATTTTAAAAAAAGAATATAATAAAATTTTTATAGAAAAAAGAAATTTAGATAGAAAAAAAGAGGTAAAAGAAGTAATATTAGAAATACCTGGAAAGGTAGAATTTTTCAATTACATTATAGAAGCTAAACTTTCTAAGGAATCCACTGGAAAAAATGAATTTTTAACCACTTTAAAAAAAGGAGATAGGATAAGTATTAGGAATAGAAAAGAGGGAGATAGGATAATACCTACTGGAATGGAGAATTCTAAAAAGGTGAAGGATATCTTAATAAATGAAAAAATTCCTAAAGATGAAAGAGAAATAATTCCTATTGTAACTTTTGAAGAGGAAGTAATTTGGATTGCAGGAATTAGAGGAAGTGAGAAGTATAAAGCTTCAGAAAAAGACGGGGAAAGATATAAGTTAAGTGTAAGGAGGAAGAGAGAGTGGAAGGTTTAG
- the ftsH gene encoding ATP-dependent zinc metalloprotease FtsH, translating to MEGLVEKETLRYLSEDQEDKKNEKDQTVEDKNKDDSEYDELGERKKELKAKLKHGMRKGGNLEDEEEDENPKGSKRPRGGKFNFKGFIMLLFVITLFMSLPSLFSDTNKGNLKSVSYTEFVKLADNKDIKIVNEKEGYVYGYASKDEKEGFKTRLITDRLGQDPTLLKTFEDNNITIDSLAPQQLPFILNILVSWFPMLLLIGVWIFMLNKMNRGGGGGPQMFNMGKSKAKENGEEISKVTFKDVAGIDEAKEELEEVVQFLKEPEKFKKLGAKIPKGVLLLGSPGTGKTLLAKAVAGEAGVPFFSMSGSEFVEMFVGVGASRVRDLFNKARKNSPCIIFIDEIDAVGRKRGSGQGGGNDEREQTLNQLLVEMDGFGNEETIIVLAATNRPEILDKALMRPGRFDRQVVVDRPDLKGREEILKVHARNKKFADDVDFHTVARKTPGFVGADIANLLNEAAILAAREGRDCINMADLEEASEKVTIGPERKSRVTVQKERVIVAYHEVGHALTQKLSPLTEPVHKVTIVPRGMAALGYTMSLPMEDRYLKSKNEYLSELVTLLGGRASEEVVFGDITTGASNDIERATAIAHAMVTKFGMTDKFGPILLDNTKEGDMFQQKYYGESTGKEVDAEILKLVNDAYTQAKKILTDNRELLEKITQELLVRETITGEELDLLIEGKDLEPLHKPEKEPKQEELKEETTTSEEIIEEKEVEILDTKDEEDEEK from the coding sequence GTGGAAGGTTTAGTAGAAAAGGAAACATTAAGATATTTATCAGAGGATCAAGAAGATAAAAAAAATGAAAAAGATCAAACGGTAGAAGATAAAAATAAAGATGACTCTGAATATGATGAGTTAGGTGAAAGAAAAAAAGAATTAAAAGCTAAATTAAAACACGGAATGAGAAAAGGTGGAAACTTAGAGGACGAAGAAGAGGATGAAAATCCTAAAGGATCTAAAAGACCTAGAGGTGGAAAATTTAATTTTAAAGGGTTTATAATGCTATTATTTGTAATAACATTATTTATGTCCTTACCATCTCTATTTTCAGATACAAACAAGGGGAATTTAAAAAGCGTAAGCTATACAGAGTTTGTAAAATTAGCTGATAATAAGGATATTAAAATTGTAAATGAAAAAGAAGGATATGTTTATGGATATGCTTCAAAAGATGAAAAAGAAGGATTTAAAACAAGATTAATAACAGATAGATTAGGGCAAGATCCTACATTATTAAAAACATTTGAAGATAATAATATAACTATTGATTCTTTAGCTCCACAACAGTTACCATTTATATTAAATATATTAGTATCATGGTTCCCAATGTTACTTCTTATAGGAGTATGGATATTCATGCTTAATAAGATGAATAGAGGAGGGGGCGGAGGTCCTCAAATGTTTAATATGGGGAAATCTAAAGCCAAAGAAAATGGAGAAGAGATTTCAAAGGTTACATTTAAAGATGTAGCAGGAATTGATGAAGCCAAGGAAGAATTAGAAGAGGTTGTTCAATTTTTAAAGGAACCTGAAAAATTTAAAAAATTAGGAGCTAAGATTCCTAAGGGAGTTTTATTATTAGGATCTCCTGGTACAGGAAAAACTTTACTTGCAAAGGCAGTGGCAGGAGAAGCTGGAGTGCCATTCTTTAGTATGTCAGGTTCTGAATTTGTGGAAATGTTTGTTGGGGTTGGAGCTTCTAGAGTTAGAGATTTATTTAATAAAGCTAGAAAAAACTCTCCATGTATTATCTTTATAGATGAGATTGATGCAGTTGGTAGAAAAAGAGGAAGTGGACAAGGGGGAGGAAATGATGAAAGAGAACAAACCCTTAACCAGTTACTAGTTGAAATGGATGGATTTGGAAATGAAGAGACAATAATTGTTTTAGCAGCAACAAATAGACCAGAAATTCTAGATAAGGCTCTTATGAGACCAGGAAGATTTGATAGACAAGTTGTAGTTGATAGACCAGATCTAAAAGGTAGAGAAGAAATTTTAAAAGTACATGCAAGAAATAAAAAATTCGCAGATGACGTAGATTTCCATACAGTTGCTAGAAAGACTCCTGGATTTGTTGGAGCAGATATAGCAAACCTATTAAACGAAGCTGCTATTTTAGCTGCTAGAGAGGGCAGAGATTGTATTAATATGGCAGACTTAGAAGAAGCTTCTGAAAAGGTAACAATAGGACCAGAGAGAAAATCAAGAGTTACAGTACAAAAAGAAAGAGTAATAGTTGCATATCATGAGGTAGGACATGCTCTAACTCAAAAGTTATCTCCATTAACTGAGCCAGTTCATAAGGTTACAATTGTACCTAGAGGAATGGCTGCATTAGGATATACAATGAGTTTACCAATGGAAGATAGATATTTAAAATCTAAAAATGAATACTTATCAGAACTTGTGACATTATTAGGAGGAAGAGCTTCTGAAGAAGTTGTATTTGGAGACATAACAACAGGAGCAAGTAATGACATAGAAAGAGCTACAGCAATAGCTCATGCAATGGTAACTAAATTTGGTATGACAGATAAATTTGGGCCAATTTTACTAGATAATACTAAAGAGGGAGATATGTTCCAACAAAAGTATTATGGAGAAAGTACAGGAAAAGAAGTAGATGCAGAAATATTAAAATTAGTAAATGATGCATATACACAAGCTAAAAAAATATTAACTGATAATAGAGAGTTACTTGAAAAAATTACTCAGGAACTATTAGTTAGAGAGACAATAACTGGAGAAGAATTAGATCTTTTAATTGAAGGAAAAGATTTAGAGCCCCTTCATAAACCAGAAAAAGAGCCTAAACAAGAAGAATTAAAAGAGGAAACTACAACTTCAGAAGAAATTATAGAAGAAAAAGAAGTTGAAATTTTAGATACAAAAGATGAAGAAGATGAAGAAAAATAA